The Clavelina lepadiformis chromosome 1, kaClaLepa1.1, whole genome shotgun sequence genome segment ATACAGGCGGGGGGACTACAACCTAACATTAGGTTCTAATCTTAATCTTACCATTTACGAACGGCATATAACTCGGAGCAATCCAATAAAGTCTAGGCCTAAAGGCTAAAATGTGTGATTAATTGCCATATTAGACATAACGCTGgctttgttgttttcaaaacCCATCTGTGCTTCGTTTGATAAAAGCGCTCCTTTAAATAATCCAGACGGGAAGcgagaaaaaagaaaagacgCCGCGCAATCATCCGGTTCAAAAATAGCGGATGCAAAATAGTACTCACTTATGGAAGTGCAAGTTTCCGTTGTGTGATGCTCTGTTAATTTCTGGGACGTCATATTAAGTACGCGTATGCGCTCTCCTTACAGTTTCGCCAACGGACAGAATAGAGTTTTGTGACGTGATCACACGTCATAAACGGAACGGTTCAAAACGAAAAAGTGACGCCATAATGCTTTTTTAATACAAGTTGTCATTCGTTATTTGATTGATTGCCTTTTACGGTGTAAGCTCGACGGAGTTTTCGGCagaacaaaaatacaaatcaaCTGGCAACAAACGTCAAAGCGTAATACACATAACgaataaaatttctaaaaataatCACCCGACGTATCTCCAGCATGCAGCTTTCTCACGAAACATTTTTGCAGCAGAATTCGAAATCTTTCGCCTATAATAATAAAAGCGCATGCTGCAGCACGTTTCAAGCGTCAGCGCTTCCGTTTAAGCTTTTGTGCACAAAGTCTATGATGCTTTTATGCTGGTGGAATTTTTACACATTTCCATTCTTCAGCGGTATGCGTCATTATATCTTGAACGTTTTACTACTATACGTTAAACTGTTACGATTTGCGATTAAACGcgacaaattttatttcaagaatCGCTGTTTGCATTTTCGTGTGTACTGTGTCTGCTGCAGCGATAGGCTTGGACACTAATTAGTGggttatatataattatattataaaataGACGTTTATGTATGtagttttttttcattgaaaatatGCTACGTCTATACGACAGACACGAAAAATAACGAAATTAAAGAGAAATTATAAACCGGAGACGACGTTCAATTTCGACAATCTTTAAAAAGAATGCAGCGCTGAACCAATCAAAAAGTTAACGCACGTTTTCCAGAACTCGACGTCAAAGCGTCTAAAAGATAATGCCGGATGCTTTGCAATGCCACgaactttaaactttttgttttcaaaaattgaaaatattttaggaGTTAAAAACTGTGACATTTgaattttatctatttttcGCATGCGATAAAGGGCCTTTTGGCACCGTTTTCCTGCGCTAATATTTACTACTACACAGTATAGACGTTATGCTATTAAGACAAAAATGTCTTTTGACAGAAAAAGGgtttattttcacaaaagcTTGCTTATTTTTAAACGAAATCGAGACATGTAACGTAAACAAATTCCGCGAAAATCGCTGGTTTTCTACTAAAATGTCACGTGGTTTGCACGGGGACGGCAAAGTCCGAGACATTTTGAAGACGTAATATTGTCAGAGTTCCAACAAGAATTATAAGTTCCTTTATACCTGCAAATATTTCCAGTAAATGGCCGTTATCGTCTATGATATTTCAGACTTCCATTAAATGTGGTACTTTGGTGAGCATTTGTGCTGTCTAATATCACGAATATTTTGAGTACGTCGAGGCATCGTATCGGGTTGAACTCTGCGAATAAAGCCACACTGGCGATTTTTTGAGCCAAAAACGCAATTAAAAACCACTTTTTATCagaaatttgcatttttctttcaaattttagCACACGACACTTGTAACATCGTGCCTTGAATTTATAGCATCTATAGCGTATATCGGATGCATTATGCTTTTGTAAATCGGCCAACATGTGTTTTTGAACCTAAATTTAACCGTGAGTCAGAATTTGGTTCAAATGCTATAATATTAAACTATGCCCGATTAATACTATAACGAACTAAAAATGGCATCATTTAAGTAAAGTGCGCATAATTATTTCGTATTTTGTAAAGGTCGCCGattgtaaattaaatttcacCAACGTCATATACTTGCCACATTTTTCGACTTCTCACGGCATTTTACAAACTGCCGAATCACGATATATGGGTATagattataaaaaaatattgcttaCACAAGCACATCTATAAAAGGTAAAGGATCTATAAAGACTtggattttcaaaaaaatagtCCGAAATTTTTCTTCGGTGATTTCCGGTGTGACACAAATCACTTGCGATAGTAAAATTGGGGAATCACCGGGTTCTTTGGTCTTCGACAAAAATTAGGGTCCATCTCACGTATTTATAACGTATTTCGAAAAAGgaatcaaaatataaaaacgtgAGTTTACACAATAACTGCGAATAAAACATGGACTTTAAAGAAGATCTTCCccacaaataaataaaattcttttttggGCTTTTGAgttcttttttgaaatatcgGTGTGAAAGCCAATTGTAAACCTCATGTAAGATACACAGTTCTCCTATACGTCATATAAAATATCAAATCTTTTAAAAGCATCATTGTATTTTGCACGAATCAGATAGCGATTGATTTTAAAGATTGTATAAGTATAGCTTTTATAGGCCGTATAATTCACAAGAGTTGATTGATAAATTGATAACATGCGGTAAGGCAATGTATTTGGTCGAAATTAAAGACCGGGGTTTATAAGATTTACGtcaaagaaagcaaaaatgTCGTTTTCAAGGTCAAATTTTGCCGCATTAGCAAATTAGACTAGAATCATCACAAAATTGACATAAGATCGTCATTAACTGTAATAAGCCTCGTTGAATTCTTTTATAAGTCGATGCTTTACCGATTCTTCGCAAAAGGCCGATTTCAATGCATTCAGattctaaaaatttaattatcaTTATTATCAGCAGTTTTGACTTAAATGCCAGCGGTGGGCTAAGTTTTCACATCTCCATCAAATATATCACTATTTCTGCGCTCATTTGATTCTAATCTACGTCTAACTTGTGATCGAGCATATAAATACGTGAAAATAATTATAAGATTAATGTCTTCCGGGAAAACTTTTTGACTAAGGTGAAACGGTCCTCATTATGTAAACTCTGAGGTTATCTTTACGTTAAATCAACCAAAGATTATATAACCTTTATATAAACTCACTGTCACAGTTACGCTTATTGcttaaaaaatgttcattaaATCCATGACAAGTTTATTAGTTATTGCTTTACCTATATTaggaaaatatgttttgactGAAGTCTTTTGATATGTGTATAAATAAGCTTATACAAGATATAAGATTGCCAGGGTGTCGGTAGACTCaccaatgtttttatttcctCATTTGTGAAGCGAAGAGTTGATCTGGCCATGAAGTAATCATCCAACAGAGTTGTGTGGTGTATGCCAGGGTTGTCCGTACTTAAAGAGAAGTTAACTTTGTCCTTCATGAACCTGTCCAAGCAGTGAAAGGAGCTTTTTTGTAAGTCAATGATTgggaaaacaaagaaatcaatAAGGGTATACAGTTTCATGTAAAAGTCCAGTATAAGGACACAAACTTAGTGtacaaaaaagtattttaagtgattttactttgaaaatgcaTCGTCAGAAAGAGCAAAACGTCATTTTAGACTCAAGTTAAACTCAAATTATGTTTGATTTAGCTGCTAAAATGCAAGCTTGCAAGCTATCGATGAATTAACCCCCAATCCAAAAAATAACAGAAATGAATTAGTTAAGAGAAACACACACATGATGCCACCTTTTGAAACATGTACACTGCATTCATCTTATAAAAGGTTACGTAGGTAACAGTTGACTTACGGTGTTTGATGAAAACCTCAGTAGACAAATTACACAGTATGCATTTAGCCCGAAGTCGTTCAAGGTTCAGCAATTCGCACTGCTGGTAAATTTTCTACGCGTAGACAACTTGCACGAAATATACCTTTTAGCGGGATGCAAATTTAGATCTGGTTTCACTGACGCAGTAAAATTACTGGAAAGTGGGCAAACTTCGATGTGAATGTTTTTCTCTTTCGTCTCCGTATAAATTTCTTCATCATCAACAACATGATATCCGTGGCCAATTCGGGTGGCATGCAACAAATTTATCGCCTGCAAAAAATGTGGCGAACTACTGAATTAATTCTTATTAAAATCGAGGGTTATTACACCGTTTTTGATCTCATGTTCTTCAGGTGgagaaagtttgaaaattctGGTCTTAAAATTTACCGTTTTGACTTCCGCCGCTGGTCCAGCCTCTCCAGCATGTACCGTCACGTGAATGCCTTTGTCTTTGCAgaacttcaaacaaaaaaacatttataggaagaaagaaagtttaaaaatcaattgcaaaaataactttgtaTGCGTTTGATAATATGCCTACAAATTACTTTTTGGGGCTTACCTAATAAATTACTGTGTGGAATAAATGTTCTTGTGCTTTATGTTATACCTGAAAGGCTTGAACGTGTTTTTCAATGGGTATTTGTCCTTCGTGACCGGTCCCAGCAATATCAATCGCCACCACACCTCTGTCTGAAAACTCGTTGCAAAATTGGGCAATCTCTGTTGACCAATCTGCAAGAAGTCAAAGCTGAGTTGTATTAAGGAAGTATTATTGATTTGTTTGGTTGATATTAACCAATGCAACATGCAAATATGAGGTACCAAGTGATGGAAAATTTACCAGGTAAGGACAGGATACAGCACAGAATAAATCGAACTTCGATGTTGAAATCTTTCTGCGCCTGGAGCCCTGCTTCACACACCACTTC includes the following:
- the LOC143464501 gene encoding adenosine deaminase-like isoform X2 gives rise to the protein MEAKLKDFDFPKAELHCHLDGCFRIDTVIELAKLRQVKLPTYDPQELVNKCCVSQRKKSLHEYLMMFLTFCPVFAGDREAIARMTREAIEDKAKQGIRYIEFRYSPHLLADHDVAPIAHSIGKGNISPREVVEVVCEAGLQAQKDFNIEVRFILCCILSLPDWSTEIAQFCNEFSDRGVVAIDIAGTGHEGQIPIEKHVQAFQFCKDKGIHVTVHAGEAGPAAEVKTAINLLHATRIGHGYHVVDDEEIYTETKEKNIHIEVCPLSSNFTASVKPDLNLHPAKRFMKDKVNFSLSTDNPGIHHTTLLDDYFMARSTLRFTNEEIKTLNLNALKSAFCEESVKHRLIKEFNEAYYS
- the LOC143464501 gene encoding adenosine deaminase-like isoform X1, which gives rise to MRGYERKGRLWCTISMNWLKAASAAILVHDVFIDSQAELHCHLDGCFRIDTVIELAKLRQVKLPTYDPQELVNKCCVSQRKKSLHEYLMMFLTFCPVFAGDREAIARMTREAIEDKAKQGIRYIEFRYSPHLLADHDVAPIAHSIGKGNISPREVVEVVCEAGLQAQKDFNIEVRFILCCILSLPDWSTEIAQFCNEFSDRGVVAIDIAGTGHEGQIPIEKHVQAFQFCKDKGIHVTVHAGEAGPAAEVKTAINLLHATRIGHGYHVVDDEEIYTETKEKNIHIEVCPLSSNFTASVKPDLNLHPAKRFMKDKVNFSLSTDNPGIHHTTLLDDYFMARSTLRFTNEEIKTLNLNALKSAFCEESVKHRLIKEFNEAYYS